Proteins from one Syntrophorhabdaceae bacterium genomic window:
- a CDS encoding flagellin, translating to MSDISLTSGMRANLLSLQSTVKLLDRTQERLSTGKKVNSALDNPTNFFTAQSHTSRANDLLSFKDAISEAIQTVKAADAAINGIKTLIESAKALAEDAKGVLGESAYSQTLTIESITSLANGNTISIGGQEFTAVTTAASQTLGGTAFYIGASAAETSANLATVVNAYTESNDMDAAVSGNIITITSAAGATLGGTDIEIGGALSSVFTESSIGSGTELADKVAQYATTMNQMNDLRSDAFYKGKNLLTASDNMTVRFGNSHTLVVNAFDGTASGLSLNSTAESGWNSEANIQIDIEKLNTALDTLKVKSSALSSNLSIIQMRSDWISSVSNILQTGADNLVNADTNEEGANMLMLQTRQSLSTSALSMSAQSAQSVLQLFQ from the coding sequence ATGTCAGACATATCTTTAACATCAGGCATGAGGGCGAACCTTCTGTCCCTCCAGTCTACGGTCAAGTTGCTCGACAGGACACAGGAAAGGCTGTCTACGGGCAAGAAGGTCAACTCCGCTCTCGATAATCCTACGAACTTCTTCACCGCGCAGTCACATACTTCACGTGCCAATGACCTTCTGAGCTTCAAGGATGCCATTTCAGAGGCGATTCAGACCGTCAAGGCTGCGGATGCGGCCATTAACGGTATCAAGACGCTGATCGAGTCCGCGAAGGCACTCGCGGAAGACGCGAAGGGTGTTCTCGGTGAGTCAGCATACAGCCAGACCCTGACGATCGAAAGCATCACCAGTCTTGCCAATGGCAATACAATATCGATTGGCGGCCAGGAGTTTACGGCTGTGACCACGGCTGCTTCACAGACGCTCGGCGGTACGGCCTTCTACATTGGGGCCAGCGCTGCTGAAACGTCGGCAAACCTGGCAACGGTTGTCAACGCCTATACCGAATCGAACGACATGGATGCTGCAGTTTCCGGCAACATCATCACGATCACCTCGGCGGCCGGTGCGACCCTGGGAGGTACCGATATTGAAATCGGTGGGGCACTGTCTTCAGTTTTTACCGAATCTTCCATAGGAAGCGGCACGGAGCTGGCGGACAAGGTCGCGCAGTATGCAACGACGATGAACCAGATGAACGACCTCAGGAGCGACGCCTTCTACAAAGGCAAAAACCTCCTGACTGCGTCGGACAATATGACGGTGCGTTTCGGCAACAGCCACACCCTGGTGGTCAATGCCTTCGACGGGACCGCGTCCGGCCTGAGCCTCAACTCGACGGCAGAAAGTGGCTGGAACAGCGAGGCCAATATCCAGATCGATATCGAGAAGCTCAACACGGCTCTCGATACGCTGAAGGTCAAATCTTCCGCGCTGTCCAGTAACCTGAGCATCATTCAGATGCGAAGCGACTGGATCTCAAGCGTTTCCAACATCCTCCAGACCGGCGCGGACAATCTGGTCAACGCCGATACCAATGAGGAAGGCGCCAACATGCTCATGCTCCAGACAAGGCAGTCTCTGAGTACTTCGGCACTGTCCATGTCGGCACAATCAGCGCAGTCCGTGCTCCAGTTGTTCCAGTAA
- the fdhD gene encoding formate dehydrogenase accessory sulfurtransferase FdhD translates to MVRYSGDGFVRKAERVAIEEPLEIYIDNELFYTTMRLPGEEIPLALGLCFTDGVIESMDDITGADYCSDLSANKISIYLSDAKKKKGPPARRHKQSIAYSSCGVCGSEMIEDLANSIPKIEKKMTIEFPKLFPMQRTMVEKQGVHHATGGTHAASIFDAKGNFLSFAEDVGRHNALDKAIGKILLEGKIDEAAIVHLSSRLSYEMVMKTARLGAEILTGVSTVTSLGIQVAETLGVTLIGSLRNPKGNIFTHPDRII, encoded by the coding sequence GTGGTTAGGTATTCGGGCGACGGTTTTGTTCGCAAGGCCGAACGGGTCGCCATAGAGGAGCCTCTGGAGATATATATCGATAATGAGCTTTTTTACACGACGATGCGCCTGCCCGGCGAGGAGATACCGCTGGCTCTGGGTCTTTGCTTTACCGACGGGGTCATCGAGTCCATGGATGACATCACGGGTGCTGACTATTGCAGCGATCTGTCCGCCAACAAGATCAGCATCTATTTGAGTGATGCAAAGAAAAAGAAGGGGCCCCCTGCACGCAGGCACAAACAGTCCATCGCATATTCAAGCTGCGGGGTGTGCGGGTCGGAGATGATCGAAGACCTGGCCAACTCCATACCGAAGATCGAGAAGAAGATGACGATAGAATTTCCAAAACTTTTTCCGATGCAGCGGACAATGGTTGAAAAGCAGGGCGTCCATCACGCGACAGGAGGGACCCATGCGGCCTCGATATTTGACGCGAAGGGCAATTTTTTATCCTTCGCCGAAGACGTGGGAAGGCACAATGCCCTCGATAAGGCCATCGGGAAGATACTGCTTGAGGGGAAGATCGATGAGGCAGCCATCGTTCACTTAAGCTCCCGTCTCAGCTATGAAATGGTAATGAAGACGGCCAGGCTCGGGGCGGAAATCCTCACCGGCGTATCTACCGTAACCTCGTTGGGTATACAGGTGGCCGAAACCCTCGGAGTCACCCTCATAGGCTCCCTGAGAAACCCAAAAGGAAATATCTTCACCCACCCCGACCGCATCATCTGA
- the flgK gene encoding flagellar hook-associated protein FlgK, with protein sequence MGITSILNIARSALFAQQTSLQVLSNNIANVNTKGYARQEAVLTEADAVMTESGLLMGGGVRIEKITSYYDRFLEFSVARQYNAMEEQKTYEKFFTRIESVLDENNTQLTSNITAFFNSWQSLSADPLSTVARADVAMKASNLSQSIRSTYSELKTLQIETDNNVANEVTRINSLLASIAALNQKTYESSSSGSENASFDSQRLVMLQELSGKLDLQYFQDENGGLTVMTGDGKLLVEKGISYELSAEKTGADNFYHVYWKGNSVYSIDITDTIRGGTLKSLADLRDTQLTSFIDDINDLAQSIMTEVNTVHVAGYNPGGTTGVNFFENMTQDYAANLDLSDEIKADVNYIAVTSSASNMSNNDIALALADLGSADVTIGGQTTTYVSYTASIASTVGNLSQNAQNLSEYHQNLMEMVSNQREGISGVSIDEEMSNLIKFQYAYQAAARLINTADTLMTALMEIGR encoded by the coding sequence ATGGGTATCACCTCTATCCTCAATATCGCTAGAAGCGCCCTCTTTGCACAGCAAACCTCGCTGCAGGTCCTGTCGAACAATATCGCCAATGTGAACACGAAAGGCTATGCGCGGCAGGAGGCGGTCCTTACGGAAGCCGATGCCGTGATGACCGAGTCCGGGCTTCTCATGGGCGGCGGGGTAAGGATCGAAAAGATTACGAGCTATTATGACAGATTTCTGGAATTCTCCGTTGCGAGACAATACAACGCCATGGAGGAGCAGAAGACCTACGAAAAATTCTTTACCCGCATCGAAAGCGTTCTCGATGAGAACAATACCCAGCTTACATCGAATATCACCGCCTTTTTCAATTCATGGCAGAGCCTGTCCGCCGACCCCTTGAGCACGGTCGCGCGGGCGGATGTGGCGATGAAGGCGAGCAATCTCTCCCAGAGCATCCGGAGTACGTACAGTGAACTGAAGACCCTGCAGATCGAAACCGACAATAACGTGGCAAACGAGGTCACCAGGATAAACAGCCTTCTTGCCTCCATCGCCGCGCTGAACCAGAAGACGTACGAGTCTTCTTCGAGCGGCAGCGAGAACGCGAGCTTTGACAGCCAGAGGCTCGTAATGCTGCAGGAGCTTTCAGGCAAACTGGATCTCCAGTATTTTCAGGATGAGAATGGCGGCCTGACGGTAATGACAGGGGACGGGAAGCTTCTCGTGGAGAAAGGCATCTCCTATGAACTCTCCGCGGAGAAGACCGGGGCGGATAATTTCTACCACGTATACTGGAAGGGGAACTCGGTTTACTCCATCGACATCACAGATACCATAAGAGGGGGAACACTCAAGAGCCTGGCGGACTTGAGGGACACACAGCTCACCAGTTTCATCGACGACATCAACGACCTTGCGCAGTCAATCATGACGGAAGTGAACACCGTCCACGTCGCCGGTTACAATCCCGGCGGAACGACGGGGGTCAATTTCTTCGAGAACATGACCCAGGATTACGCGGCCAATCTGGACCTCAGCGATGAGATCAAGGCGGATGTGAATTATATCGCCGTCACATCGTCGGCGTCCAACATGTCCAATAATGACATAGCCCTGGCCCTCGCCGACCTGGGGAGCGCCGATGTCACGATCGGAGGTCAGACCACAACCTATGTCTCGTACACGGCCTCCATCGCAAGCACCGTCGGAAATCTTTCGCAGAACGCACAGAACCTTTCCGAATATCATCAGAACCTTATGGAGATGGTGTCCAACCAGAGAGAAGGGATATCCGGCGTCTCCATAGACGAGGAGATGTCCAATCTTATCAAGTTCCAGTATGCCTATCAGGCCGCGGCGCGCCTCATCAACACGGCCGATACGTTGATGACCGCCCTTATGGAGATCGGAAGATGA